Genomic window (Nicotiana sylvestris chromosome 7, ASM39365v2, whole genome shotgun sequence):
TGTAAGCACTTCCAAACTCGTagttgttttaagaagcatgggtgataaggtgcagtggccaaaagaaatgagatcgaatccaaacaggcatAATCCTGATCACTGGTGCGACTTTCACAACGATCATGGTCATAAAATGGCAGATTGTAGGTTGCTACAAGGTGAAGTTGATCATCTATTAAAGCAAGGGTATCTCACCGAAttattcagtgagaaaggtaagcaagcatacatgaagaataggcaggagccccctaaaccgccttctcccaaaaggaccgTTAATGTTATAAGCATAGGTAAAGAAATCAATGGTGTGACGTACACAACAGCCAATAAAGTTTCAAAGGTCACAATTACCCACGGGAAGCGGGTTCGACATGTCTTAGAGGAAGAAAGTATTACGTTTAATGATGCAGTTGCAGATGGATTATTAACTccacataacgatgcactggtaatatctctacttgtacatgataaTAATGTGAAacaagttttgattgatccaggtagttctgtgaacattattttgctaagagtactacacgagatgcaagctgaagataaattagtaccaaaggcgcatactttgTCTGGATTCGACAATTCCAGCGTTGTGACGAAAGGGGAGGTAATACTTACTACATTCGtagaaggagttgtcaaagatacaaagtttcaggtggtagagatggagatggcttacaatatgattctcgggagaccatggatccacgagatAATGTAGTTCCGTCTACCTTatatcaagttattaaatttccatcaccatggagAATCTGTCAAATCCGTGGGGATCAACAAACATCCAGGAGCATCAACTCCATAGCAGATTCAAGTACGAAAaacgaagaaaaatagcagttACACAAGCCTCAATTGTACAAGGGCTAACAGATGTGGACTCAAGGCCCGATTCCATTCAAGAACTAGaggaaaacaaaaatatcaaaacaacgattgaagaactggaggctgTAGAGTTATTTACACAatggcctgaaaggaaagtctacgtaggggccaatctaagccaagacatgaaaggtaagttgattgaatttttgaaaactcacgtggattgttttgcttggtcccattctaATATGACAGGAATTTCACCGGAGGTAATGAATCACAAATTAAATAAAGACCCATCATAtccacctgtcaaacaaaagaagagaaagcaaggaactttcaaaaatcaggtgatttaagatgaagtccaaaaattactgaaaattgggcctatccacgaggtaaagtatcctatatggttagccaatactgttgtggtaCCGAAAAAGAATGGTAAATgacgagtttgtgtagattacacagaccttaacaaagcttgtcctaaagattcttttcaaTTACCATATATaaatcaactaattgatgctactgcatgTCACGAGTTATTAAGCTTTTTAGATGTGTATTCAGGATACAACTAGATCAAAATGGATcctatagatgaagaaaaaacttcatttataacagacaggaggacttactgttataaagtaattccttttggtctcaaaaatgctggtgcaacatatcaaagactagtgaccaaaatgtttcaagaacatttgggAAACATTATGGAggtttatatagacgatatgctcgttaaaactcaacattcaggggatcatatatcacacttgtctgataCGTTTCAGATCTTGCGAAAATTCAATATGAAACtaaatcctgagaaatgtgcatttggtattGCATCAGgtaatttttggggttttcttgtttctaaccgtgatATTTAAGTGAATCCCgcacagattaaagccattgaagaaatctctgacatgcttacaagtaaaaaagaatTGCAGCCTTAGGGAGATTTAtttctgtcacgaccctggttcaccAATTGTGAGCCTGTCATGAAGGCACCCAGTCTTAgcgactaggtaagcttaacacATTACGGAATTTAACAGTTCGAAATAAAAACAGTAAACAAACACTAAATAGAAAAGGAAGTGTATAACGATGCCGCTTGGCACATACACTGAATACACAACTcctgaaagtaacatcccaaaacccggaatcccaCGGGCAACACAGGTTACAAGAAGTCTAACACTGCTCTAGTCACCAGAATTTGTCTAATACAAAGAGAGGAATCGAAATAACAGCTAACAACTAGGGATGGAATGAGAAGGAGACTTTGCGGATCTGTGGACGTAGCAGATGTATACCTTAAGTCTCCAATAAT
Coding sequences:
- the LOC138873980 gene encoding uncharacterized protein, with protein sequence MEDIFKIKQGDSELLREFVDRFQRERMMLPHVPDNWATIAFTSNLNEKSSEATRRLKESFREFPATTWNDVYNRYSTKLRIEEDIISRSQKEEKVSSRRAEIEKRSGKNRYEPYMGPVGNDSRSKHDNSRYDHRSRNRESDSSLRFGNDRNTQESRDDDRNLKARFGGYNFNVSTSKLVVVLRSMGDKVQWPKEMRSNPNRHNPDHWCDFHNDHGHKMADCRLLQGEVDHLLKQGYLTELFSEKGKQAYMKNRQEPPKPPSPKRTVNVISIGKEINGVTYTTANKVSKVTITHGKRVRHVLEEESITFNDAVADGLLTPHNDALVISLLVHDNNVKQVLIDPGSSVNIILLRVLHEMQAEDKLVPKAHTLSGFDNSSVVTKGEVILTTFVEGVVKDTKFQVVEMEMAYNMILGRPWIHEIM